A segment of the Streptomyces sp. NBC_01235 genome:
ACCATCGCCATGCACCGCGCGGGCTGGCAGGTCGTCTACCAGGAGCACGCCAAGGCCTGGACGGAGGCGCCGGGCTCCCTGAAGCAGCTGTGGTCCCAGCGCTACCGCTGGTCCTACGGCACCATGCAGGCGCTGTGGAAGCACCGCAAGTCCCTGACGGACAAGGGACCTTCGGGTCGCTTCGGCCGCGTCGGCATGCCGCTCGTGGTCCTCTTCCAGATCATCACGCCGGTCTTCGCCCCGCTCATCGACGTCTTCACCGTCTACTCGATGATCTTCATCGACTTCCAGGCGGCCCTGCTGGCCTGGTTCGCGGTCCTGGGCGTCCAACTGGGCTGCGCGGCCTACGCGTTCCGCCTGGACCGCGAGAAGTACCGCTACCTCCTGATGATGCCGCTCCAGCAACTGGCCTACCGCCAGATGATGTACCTCGTCCTCATCCACTCCTGCATCACCGCCCTCACCGGCGGCCGCCTGCGCTGGCAGAAACTGAAGCGCACGGGCGAGGTCGGCACCCCGGCCGGGGTGAGCTGATGAGCTGGGAACAGCAGCAGGGGTACGGACAGCAGCCGTACCAACAGCAGCCGTACCAACAGCAATACGGCTATGAGTACGACCACGATCACGGGTACGGGCACGGGCACGGCCGGCAGCAGTATGTGCAGCAGCAGCCCTATCCGCAGCAGTACGTGGATTACGGGCAGGGCGCTGTCGTCGAGGAGACAGCGCCCTTGCCGACGGTCGACCTGGCCCCGGCCCCGGCTGCGGCTCCGCAGCCGGAGCCGGCGGCCGATGCGGCTGCCGCTACCACTGCCGCTGTGGGCAGACGTTCCGCACGGCGGAACGGGTCGGCACAGCCCGCAGCGCCGGGTGCCGACGCAACGAACGGCAAGGAGTCCAAGCCCGCCGCCCCGCAACGCGACCGCTACTTCGACACCCTCCGCGCCCTCGCCCTGATAAGGGTCGTCGCCTACCACACCTTCGGCTGGGCCTGGGCCGGCATGGTCTTCCCGTCCATGGGGATCATGTTCGGCCTGGCCGGCACCCTCATGGCGAAGTCCCTGGAGCGTCCGGCACTGAAGGTGGTGAAGAGCCGGTTCCGCCGCCTCCTGCCCCCCTTCTGGTTCTGGGGCGTCTTCGTCGTCCTGGCGATGCTGGTCCACGACTGGATGCCGAACTGGGAGATCGTCTACTGGGTCGTGCCGCTGGGCGACCCGCCGGGCAACGCCTGGGGCGAGCAGGCCTGGGAGATCCTCTGGTACCTGCGGACGTACCTCTGGTTCGTCCTGCTCTCCCCGCTCCTGCTCCGGCTGTTCCGGCTCGCCCCGGTCCCCGTGCTGGCGCTCTCCCTCGCGCCGATCCTGGTCCTGAGCTTCGTCTGGGCGGGCCCGGACAACCGCGTCGGCAGCGCGCTGTGGGACCTGTCGACGTACCTCTTCTGCTGGATGCTCGGCTTCGCCCACCGCGACGGCGTCCTCCAGCGCATGAAGCCGGCCCTGGTGGTCGTGGTGTCGCTGGCGGCGATCGGCTTCGGTGGCTGGTACGCCTTCACGCACCAGGCCGACGCCGGCACCTACGACCTGGACGAGATCCCGCTCGCGCAGGCCTTCTGGTCGGCGGGCTTCGTCATGCTGCTGATGTGGGCGAAGGCCCGCTTCGGCATCGACTTCGCCTGGCTCACCCGCTTCCGGCGCACGAACCGGATCGTCACCGTCTTCAACGCCCGCGCGGTGACGGTCTACCTCTGGCACGAGATCGCCCTGATCCTGGCCGTGCCGCTGATCGACCGGTTCTGGGACATCCCCGCGTTCGAGACGTACCTGCCACTGGACAGCCAGTGGTTCATGTTCGGCGTGGGCTGGCTGCTGATCGCCGTCTTCGTGCTGCTCTGCGGGTGGGTCGAGGACGTGGCGGCACGGAAGAAGCCGAGGCTCCTGCCGTGAGCCGGTGAGGGCGGGGCTGCCACAATGGGCGTGTGACCCGCGCTTCCCTGAACAAGCAGCCCAACGAAGTCGCCTCGATGTTCGACCGCGTGGCGGAACGGTACGACCTGACCAACGACGTGCTGTCGCTGGGCCAGGACCGGAGGTGGCGCAAGGAGGTCGCCAGGGCGGTCGACGCCCGCCCCGCCCAGAAGGTCCTGGACCTCGCCGCGGGCACGGCCACCTCCTCCCTCCCCTTCGCGCGGACCGGCGCCTACGTCGTCCCCTGCGACTTCTCCCTCGGCATGCTCCAGGTCGGCAAGCGGAACCACGCCTGGCTGCCCTTCACGGCCGGGGACGCGACGAGGCTGCCCTTCAAGGACGACTCCTTCGACGCCGTCACCATCTCCTTCGGCCTGCGCAACGTGCAGGACTTCGACGCCGCCCTGCGCGAGATGTACCGGGTGACCCGGCCCGGCGGGCGCGTCGTGATCTGCGAGTTCTCGCACCCGACCTGGGCGCCCTTCCGGACCGTCTACACCGAGTACCTGATGCGCGCCCTGCCCCCCGTCGCCCGCGCGGTCTCCTCGAACCCCGAGGCCTACGTCTACCTCGCCGAGTCCATCCGCGCCTGGCCCGACCAGCCCGCCCTCGCCGAGCACCTGCGCAAGGCCGGCTGGTCGAAGGTCGCCTGGCGCAACCTGACGGGCGGCGTGGTCACCCTCCACCGGGGCTTCAAGGAGGCCTGAGACCAAGAAGGAACCAGGGAGGGGCCACGACGGCCAAGGAGGAACCAGGGAGGGGCCAGGAAGGCCAGGGAGGGGCCAGGAAGGCCAGGGAGGGAGCCGACTTTCCGGCTGTTCCTACCTGGTGATCGCCTCGAAGTGATCTCCGGGCTGGTCCAGCTCGCGTCGGAGCCCGCCCCCGCCAGGTCTCGGCACACGCGGCTCGTGCACGCCCGCGCCTCCGCCGCCTTCCCCCTCGCCGAAGTCGAACCACACGGTGACGACGGCGCCGCGCGGCACCTCGACACCTGGCGGCGGATACTGCCGTACGACGTAGTCGACGACCGCGCGGTGGAAGTCGGGCCGGTCCGGTGCGGCCAGCAGCACGCCTTGCGCCGCAGCCGCCTCACGCGCGTCCACGGCCATCAGACCCACGAGCCTCGGCACGCGCACGTCGGGTGTTTTGGGCGGTATGAGCACAGATGTCACCCCCAGTGGTACTGGAAGGGTAACCGCCCGAGGGCGTCGTCCGGAAGCGTCAGGTGTCTTTCTGTAGCCGATAACCGCGGCGATGGCTACAGAGGGTCACCAAGTGAGGCGGTAGCAATGCCCCTCCCGCTCCAGTTCCGGCGTCGTGAAGACCTCCGAGAGCCGCATCCCCAGCCGCTGCGTGACGGCGATGGACCGCTCGTTGCGCGCGTCGACCATGGCCACCACCCCGGGCACCCCTGCTGCCCGCACCCGCTCCAGCGTCATCTGCGCTGCCGCCGTCACATACCCCTGCCCCCAGTGCTCCCGCCCGAGTCGCCACCCGATCTCGATCTCCCCTTTGGGGCCCCACTCCCGCGGCCACGGCTGGGCGCCCGTGAACCCGATGACCCGGTCGTTCCGGTCCAGCATCGTCCACAGACAGAAACCGTGCTCGGCGTCGTGCCGACGCTGGCGGGCGGTGAGCTCCTCGTAGGCGGACAGCTCCGCGGACCTGCCGCCGTGGAACTCCATCACGTCCGGGTGGTCGAACACCCGGTGCCACGCGACCGCGTCCTCGTCCGTGGGAACACGCAGCCGTACTACGGGGAGAGCTCGGTTCACTGGGCAGCCCTTCAGCCGGGTGATCAATTCTGCTGAATAGACTGCCCATGTCCAGTGCCGGTCGGCACGAAGATTCCGAACTTGGGGAGATCCCGCCGTGACCGTCGTGAACGAGCCCCACGCCGAGCCCTTCTCCGAGAACACCGCCGATGTGATCGTCGTCGGCGCGGGGCCGGCCGGCTCCACGACCGCCTACTACCTGGCCAAGGCCGGTCTCGACGTACTCCTTCTCGAGAAGACCGAGTTCCCGCGCGAGAAGGTCTGCGGCGACGGCCTCACCCCGCGCGCCACCAAGCAGCTCGTGGCCATGGGCATCGACATCTCCGAGGAGGCCGGCTGGCTGCGCAACAAGGGCCTGAGGATCATCGGCGGCGGGGTGCGGTTGCAGCTCGACTGGCCGGATCTCGCCTCCTTCCCCGACTACGGCCTCGTCCGTAAGCGCGACGACTTCGACGAACAGCTCGCCCGCCAGGCCCAGAAGGCCGGTGCCCGCCTGTACGAGCGCTGCAACGTCGGCGCCCCGATCGTCGACGACCGCACCGGCCGGATCACCGGTGTGCGCGCCAAGCTGGGTGAGGAGAAGCGCGAAGTCACCTTCCACGCCCCGCTGGTGGTGGCCGCCGACGGCAACTCCACCCGCCTCTCGCTCGCGATGGGCCTGCACCGCCGCGAGGACCGCCCGATGGGCGTCGCGGTCCGCACCTACTTCACCTCCCCGCGCCACGAGGACGACTACCTGGAGTCCTGGCTGGAGCTGTGGGACCGCCGAGGCCCGGGCGAGGACCGGCTGCTGCCCGGCTACGGCTGGATCTTCGGCATGGGGGACGGGACGTCGAACGTCGGCCTCGGCGTGCTGAACACCTCCGACTCCTTCAAGGAGCTCGACTGGCGTGAGGTCCTCAAGGCCTGGTGCGCGTCCATGCCCGAGGACTGGGGCTACACCCCCGAAAACATGACCGGCCCGATCCGCGGCGCCGCCCTCCCCATGGCCTTCAACCGCAAGCCCCACTACACCAAGGGCCTGCTGCTGGTCGGCGACGCCGGCGGACTGGTGAACCCCTTCAACGGCGAAGGCATCGCCTACGCCATGGAGTCCGGCCAGATCGCCGCCGACGTCATCGTGCAGGCTCACGCCCGCGCCACCCCTGGCCAGCGCGAACTCGCCCTGCAGCGCTACCCGCAGATCCTCGCGGACACCTACGGCGGCTACTACACGCTGGGCCGCGCCTTCGTGAAGCTCATCGGCAACCCGAAGGTCATGAAGATCGCGGCCCAGCGCGGCCTGACCCACCCGTTGCTGATGAAGTTCACCCTGAAGATGCTCGCCAACCTGACGGACCCCACGGGCGGTGACGCGATGGACCGCATCATCAACGGCCTGAGCAAGGTGGCCCCGAAGGCCTGACCGACGGCTCGGCCGGTCTCAGGGCTGCGGCTGGGCACGGCTCAGGGCCGTGGCCGGGGCCGGGGCCGGGCGAGGGTCGCGGCCAGGCGCCCGGGTCGGGGTCGCGGCCAGGCCTGTCTCAGGGCTGTGGCTGTGGCTGGGGCCGGCTCAGGGCCGCGGCCTTGGCGGCCCGGCGCGCGACGACCTCTTCCCGCCGGTCCGCCACCTGCCGCAGGGCCTCCCTCCGGCCCCTCTTCGAGAGCCTGTCCAGATAGACCTGGCCCTCGAGATGGTCGCTCTCGTGCTCCAGGCACCGCGCGAAGTACCCGCGCCCCTCGATGACCAGCGGACGCCCCTCCCGGTCGTACCCCCGCACCACGGCCCGGTCCGGCCGCGGTACGTCCATGAGGGCGCCCGGCACCGACAGGCACCCCTCGCCCTCGTCGAGCAGCCGCCGCCCGGCCGGGTCGAGCCGGTCCAGCACCGGATTGACAATGTGTCCGACATGTCGGTCACCCTCGTCGTCCCAGCAGTCGTAGACGAACAGCCGCAGACCGACGCCGACCTGGTTCGCCGCGAGGCCGGCCCCGTCGGCGACGTACATGGTGACGAACATGTCGTCGATGAGCGCGGCCAGATCGGGCCCGAACTCGGTGACATCCCGGCAGGACTTGTGCAGCACCTCTTCACCGACCTCGGTGACCCGCCGCACCGACCCACGCCGGGCCTCGGGCGCGAGCGGGGGATAGGAGGCGACGGGCTGCCCCTGTACGAACACACGTGGCATGACGTTCTCTCCTTCAACTCGTGGACGGGTCGTGGAGTTCCACGACCCGCCCGCCGAGCATGCCAGGAGAGCCGCAGACGCGTCCGCGTCGTGAGGAGAGCGGGCTCGCACGGCCGCGCGCGTGAGCGAAGGGGCCTGCGCGGCCGAGCACCGCACCACGGGAGAGCGGCTCGCGAGGCGAGCACGCCCGGGAGAAGGGCTCCGCGCGGCGCGAGCGCGTCGGGGGAGCGGCTCCGCGGGGCGAGCGCGTCAGAGGGAGGTGCCTGTGGCGCGAGTGCGCCAGGGGGAGGGGCCTGCGGGGCGAGCGCGCCAGGGGAGGTGCCTGTGGCGCGAGTGCGCCCGGGGAGGGGCCTGTGGTGCGAGTGCGCCAGGAGGGAGGGCCCGCATGCCGATCGCGCCGAGAGCGTGGCTTGAGCGGCCGCGTGGCGTCGGGGGAGGGCCTGCGCAGCCGTGCATGTCGGGGCGGCGCCCACGTGGCCGAGTGTGTCGCGAGAGGGCGAGTGGCGCGGTCGCGTCGGGAGAGAGGGCTTGCGGGCCGGCGTGTGCCGGGCGCGAGCCCGAAGGGCCGCTGCCCCCGAGCGGCTGCGGCCCTTGCGTGCGTGAGGTGCCCTCAGGGGCACTGAAGAGGTGTCAGAGCACCCGCACCGCGCCGGTCGGCGGGTCGTACGACAGCGGCTTCTCGGCCACACCGGTGGACGGGTTCTGCGCGCCGACGAACATGCCGTCGCCGACATACACCGCCACGTGGTACGCGCTGCCCGCGCTGCCCCAG
Coding sequences within it:
- a CDS encoding PASTA domain-containing protein; its protein translation is MRVPRLVGLMAVDAREAAAAQGVLLAAPDRPDFHRAVVDYVVRQYPPPGVEVPRGAVVTVWFDFGEGEGGGGAGVHEPRVPRPGGGGLRRELDQPGDHFEAITR
- a CDS encoding GNAT family N-acetyltransferase, with protein sequence MNRALPVVRLRVPTDEDAVAWHRVFDHPDVMEFHGGRSAELSAYEELTARQRRHDAEHGFCLWTMLDRNDRVIGFTGAQPWPREWGPKGEIEIGWRLGREHWGQGYVTAAAQMTLERVRAAGVPGVVAMVDARNERSIAVTQRLGMRLSEVFTTPELEREGHCYRLTW
- a CDS encoding acyltransferase family protein, producing the protein MSWEQQQGYGQQPYQQQPYQQQYGYEYDHDHGYGHGHGRQQYVQQQPYPQQYVDYGQGAVVEETAPLPTVDLAPAPAAAPQPEPAADAAAATTAAVGRRSARRNGSAQPAAPGADATNGKESKPAAPQRDRYFDTLRALALIRVVAYHTFGWAWAGMVFPSMGIMFGLAGTLMAKSLERPALKVVKSRFRRLLPPFWFWGVFVVLAMLVHDWMPNWEIVYWVVPLGDPPGNAWGEQAWEILWYLRTYLWFVLLSPLLLRLFRLAPVPVLALSLAPILVLSFVWAGPDNRVGSALWDLSTYLFCWMLGFAHRDGVLQRMKPALVVVVSLAAIGFGGWYAFTHQADAGTYDLDEIPLAQAFWSAGFVMLLMWAKARFGIDFAWLTRFRRTNRIVTVFNARAVTVYLWHEIALILAVPLIDRFWDIPAFETYLPLDSQWFMFGVGWLLIAVFVLLCGWVEDVAARKKPRLLP
- the def gene encoding peptide deformylase is translated as MPRVFVQGQPVASYPPLAPEARRGSVRRVTEVGEEVLHKSCRDVTEFGPDLAALIDDMFVTMYVADGAGLAANQVGVGLRLFVYDCWDDEGDRHVGHIVNPVLDRLDPAGRRLLDEGEGCLSVPGALMDVPRPDRAVVRGYDREGRPLVIEGRGYFARCLEHESDHLEGQVYLDRLSKRGRREALRQVADRREEVVARRAAKAAALSRPQPQPQP
- a CDS encoding geranylgeranyl reductase family protein; translation: MTVVNEPHAEPFSENTADVIVVGAGPAGSTTAYYLAKAGLDVLLLEKTEFPREKVCGDGLTPRATKQLVAMGIDISEEAGWLRNKGLRIIGGGVRLQLDWPDLASFPDYGLVRKRDDFDEQLARQAQKAGARLYERCNVGAPIVDDRTGRITGVRAKLGEEKREVTFHAPLVVAADGNSTRLSLAMGLHRREDRPMGVAVRTYFTSPRHEDDYLESWLELWDRRGPGEDRLLPGYGWIFGMGDGTSNVGLGVLNTSDSFKELDWREVLKAWCASMPEDWGYTPENMTGPIRGAALPMAFNRKPHYTKGLLLVGDAGGLVNPFNGEGIAYAMESGQIAADVIVQAHARATPGQRELALQRYPQILADTYGGYYTLGRAFVKLIGNPKVMKIAAQRGLTHPLLMKFTLKMLANLTDPTGGDAMDRIINGLSKVAPKA
- a CDS encoding demethylmenaquinone methyltransferase, with amino-acid sequence MTRASLNKQPNEVASMFDRVAERYDLTNDVLSLGQDRRWRKEVARAVDARPAQKVLDLAAGTATSSLPFARTGAYVVPCDFSLGMLQVGKRNHAWLPFTAGDATRLPFKDDSFDAVTISFGLRNVQDFDAALREMYRVTRPGGRVVICEFSHPTWAPFRTVYTEYLMRALPPVARAVSSNPEAYVYLAESIRAWPDQPALAEHLRKAGWSKVAWRNLTGGVVTLHRGFKEA